One Solanum lycopersicum chromosome 4, SLM_r2.1 DNA window includes the following coding sequences:
- the LOC101262805 gene encoding PLAT domain-containing protein 3: MAMGVAAHFNRFWFLLFVLYFSISLSSISGSEEDCVYSAYIRTGSIIKGGTDSIISLTLFDENGYGIRIKNLEAWGGLMGPGHNYFERGSLDIFSGRGPCLTAPICKMNLTSDGTGSGHGWYCNYVEVTVTGVHKQCNQQYFEVEQWLATDASPYQLTAIRDLCKKKTKIDERRPVSEIESTPQVSLI; encoded by the exons ATGGCCATGGGAGTTGCTGCTCACTTCAATCGTTTCTGGTTCCTTCTCTTCGTCCTCTATTTCTCCATCTCCCTCTCCTCCATTTCTGGATCT GAAGAGGATTGTGTTTACAGTGCATATATCCGAACTGGATCAATCATCAAAGGTGGAACCGATTCGATCATCAGTTTAACTCTCTTTGATGAAAACGGGTACGGTATTCGAATAAAAAACCTGGAAGCTTGGGGTGGGCTTATGGGCCCGGGTCACAACTATTTTGAGAGAGGAAGTTTGGATATCTTCAGTGGTCGAGGTCCATGCTTGACGGCGCCGATCTGTAAAATGAATTTGACTTCCGATGGAACAGGTTCAGGTCATGGATGGTACTGTAACTACGTTGAGGTCACCGTTACCGGAGTCCATAAACAATGCAACCAACAGTATTTCGAAGTGGAGCAGTGGCTGGCGACCGATGCGTCGCCTTATCAGCTGACTGCCATTAGAGATCTATGCAAGAAGAAGACGAAGATTGATGAGCGTCGGCCGGTTAGCGAAATTGAATCTACTCCACAAGTTTCTCTCATTTAA